From the Esox lucius isolate fEsoLuc1 chromosome 21, fEsoLuc1.pri, whole genome shotgun sequence genome, one window contains:
- the abca4a gene encoding retinal-specific phospholipid-transporting ATPase ABCA4a isoform X2, with protein sequence MGTISQVRLLLWKNWIIRKRQKIRFFMEIMWPVVLFMGLVWLRRANPLYRQHECHFPNKAMPSSGILPWIQGIFCNANNPCFQYTTKGEGSGTVSNYNNSILARLYVDAQKHLFSDPEFLQLGQLWREMLTMSTFMDTLRTSPEQVTGRGLKVEDILKDDETLTSFLLRDVPLSVTVVNELVSAKIRPEQFAFGVPDLHLKDIACSQTLLEHFIILPSRRGLYGVLSALCSLSAQTLQDIEERLYANVDFFKLFRLLPQVLDNHSSGIDLHFWSRVLSAASEKWRELSKTNSFKALVEVISPLFHSPGPPGSSPPSLSQLIAVVSSLVCGYTQEGFSQVASLNWYEDNNYKAFMGINDSTRGGQGNYTHDHTTTLFCNDMMKDLESDLITRTTWRLVKPMLMGKILYAPDSPAVRQIIRNANTTFEELERLRTMGRAWEEVSPQVWDFFQDSVQMNMIRDTIRNPTVRDYIDRSLQDTEFSSKHILNFLDNRPIEHRENDMANFDWRNVFNLTDQVIRMMNRYGECLLLDKFSGLNDEEQLTQRALSLMEESKFWAGLVFMETYPWTTKVPPHVKFKIRMDIDSVERTNKIKDRYWDPGPRADPMEDLRYVWGGFAYLQDMIEHGIIRTQTGKDWSLGVYLQQMPYPCYVDDVFMLTLNRCFPIFMVLAWVYSVSMMVKSIVLEKEMRLKETLKAMGVTNGVLWVTWFVDSFLTMAASTALLTGIIMGGKVLNYSNPLILFLFLLTFTTATIMQCFLLSVFFNKANLAAACSGIIYFTLYLPHILCFAWQEHITKDNKIMVSLMSQVAFGFGTEYLSRYEEQGLGLQWDNIRTSPLDGDEYSFLTSISMMALDTVLYAVLAWYLDSVSPGQYGIGRPFYFPILPSYWLNYRYPKPKELAKPSFDHPVNQAGEKQKINHEAGDEQKTTKIVQEVTSCKHQDKRERLGETDNAEEEEKNNVNQEEKQNGESKGLPSHPYFEGEPEGLVEGVCVQNLVKVFERSQKPAVDGLSIVFYESQITAFLGHNGAGKTTTMSILTGMFPPTAGTASIYGKDIRTEMDTIRRSLGMCPQHNILFHHMTVAEHILFYSLLKGGSLSEAELEVENMLEDLGMPHKKDEEAQNLSGGMQRKLSVAMAFVGGAKVVILDEPTSGVDPYSRRSIWDLLLKYRSGRTVILSTHHMDEADLLSDRVAIISQGRLHCCGSPLFLKNCFGAGFYLTLVRRMKYEGPKTKVEQIRSQNLRECLAVIGDVSSITQLIHHHVPEACLVEAVGQELTYLLPHRGFNPRAYASLFRELEETHSDMGLSSFGVSDTSLEEIFLKVTADGEAKGKKTTVEEADAGLQANGEGIGGVCEGRGGRGSRQVKGLCLILKQFFALLIKRFHHATRSHKDFFAQIVLPASFVFISLMFTTIVPPFGEYPSLTLSPWMYGRQFTFFSNERATDPEMRYFGEVLLNKPGFGTRCMVDEPLKDFPCNNITTEWEVPLVNPALIDMLDGPEWTPVNSSPGCQCSTPRKLTMLPNCPEGAGGLPPPQRIQSTGDVLLDLTGRNISDYLVKTYPSLIKASLKSKYWVNEQRYGGISVGGQLPVLDVDPKTIQDVASQLGRLLNITGGKYSKQTLQDIGTFLRYMESQYNVKVWYNNKGWHAMVAFMNVANNAILRANLPKDASLDTYGITAINHPLNLTKEQLSEVTVLNTSVDAVVAICVIFAMSFVPASFVLYLIQERMTQAKHLQFVSGVSPVVYWMANFLWDMVNYCISATLVVGIFIAFDKRCYTSSTNLQPLVALLMLYGWSVTPMMYPMSFIFSIPSTAYVSLSCINLFIGINSSAITFILDLFDSASTLYKCNQLLKKVLLVFPHYCLGRGLIDMAMNQAVADVYARFGEDFSLDPYSWDFLGKNLIFMTAEGFIYFLINILIQYRFFLDHWITDCKKGPITEEDVDVAQERQHIYNGGSRSDILKIRDLTKTYMGKSKPAVDRICMGVSPGECFGLLGVNGAGKTTTFKMLTGDTDVSSGEASVTGHSILTNILDVHQNMGYCPQFDAIDELLTGREHLHLYARLRGVPESEIGTVADWAIQKLGLAEYAGRPAGTYSGGNKRKLSTAIAMIGCPPLVLLDEPTTGMDPHSRRFLWNSIMSVIQDDRAVVLTSHSMEECEALCTRLAIMVNGTFQCLGTIQHLKYKFGDGYLVTMKIKASTPGNPPDLNPAEAFMESTFPGCVQREKHYNTLQYEISSSSLARIFQLVLANKDCLNIEDYSVSQTTLDQVFVNFAKQQSGEEDNIVLHPRAAGARRKEIKVTPLSCLGK encoded by the exons TTTGCGTTTGGCGTTCCTGATCTCCACCTGAAGGACATCGCCTGCAGTCAGACCCTGCTAGAGCACTTCATTATCTTGCCCAGCCGCAGGGGTCTGTATGGGGTGCTCAGCGCTTTGTGTTCCCTCTCAGCGCAGACACTCCAGGACATAGAGGAAAGACTCTACGCTAATGTGGACTTCTTCAAACTCTTCCGTCTG CTTCCCCAGGTCTTGGATAACCATTCCAGTGGAATAGACCTACACTTCTGGTCTAGAGTCCTTTCCGCTGCTTCTGAAAAGTGGCGAGAg TTGTCAAAGACGAACAGCTTCAAAGCTCTGGTGGAGGTGATTTCTCCCCTGTTCCACTCTCCGGGTCCTCCAGGGTCATCTCCACCATCTTTGAGCCAGCTGATAGCAGTTGTGTCCAGCCTGGTATGTGGCTACACGCAGGAGGGCTTCTCTCAGGTGGCTTCCCTGAACTGGTACGAGGACAACAACTACAAGGCCTTCATGGGGATCAATGACAGCACCCGCGGAGGACAGGGGAATTACACTCACGACCACACCACCA CTCTGTTCTGCAATGACATGATGAAGGACCTGGAGTCCGACCTCATCACCAGGACCACGTGGAGGTTGGTCAAACCCATGCTGATGGGGAAGATCCTCTACGCACCAGATTCTCCAGCCGTCAGACAGATCATCCGAAAT GCAAACACCACATTTGAGGAGCTGGAGAGGCTGAGAACGATGGGTCGAGCCTGGGAAGAGGTGAGCCCTCAGGTCTGGGACTTCTTCCAGGACAGCGTTCAGATGAACATGATCAGG GACACCATAAGGAATCCCACTGTGAGAGACTATATTGACAGAAGCCTTCAGGACACAGAGTTCTCCTCTAAACACATTCTGAATTTCCTGGACAACAGGCCAATAGAACACAGGGAAAATGACATGGCCAACTTTGATTGGAGGAATGTCTTCAACCTCACAGACCAAGTCATCCGCATGATGAACCGATATGGAGAG TGTCTACTCCTGGATAAGTTCTCCGGGctgaatgatgaggaacagCTGACTCAGAGAGCGCTGAGTCTGATGGAGGAGAGCAAGTTCTGGGCTGGTCTTGTCTTCATGGAGACCTACCCGTGGACAACCAAGGTCCCTCCCCACGTCAAGTTCAAAATCCGCATGGACATTGACTCTGTGGAGCGTACCAATAAAATCAAAGACAG ATACTGGGACCCTGGCCCCAGGGCGGACCCCATGGAAGATCTGCGTTATGTGTGGGGGGGCTTTGCCTACCTCCAGGACATGATTGAGCATGGCATTATCAGGACCCAGACAGGAAAAGACTGGTCTCTTGGCGTCTACCTACAACAGATGCCCTATCCGTGCTATGTAGATGACGT CTTCATGCTGACTTTGAACCGTTGCTTTCCCATTTTCATGGTGCTGGCATGGGTCTACTCCGTGTCTATGATGGTGAAGAGCATTGTCCTAGAGAAGGAGATGAGGCTCAAGGAGACCTTGAAGGCCATGGGCGTCACCAACGGCGTCCTGTGGGTCACATGGTTTGTAGACAGCTTCCTCACCATGGCTGCCAGCACTGCGTTGCTCACAGGGATCATCATG GGTGGAAAGGTGTTGAATTACAGCAACCCTCTGATCCtgttcctgttcctcctcaccttCACCACGGCTACCATCATGCAGTGTTTCCTGCTCAGTGTGTTCTTCAACAAggctaacctggctgcagcctGCAGTGGCATTATCTACTTCACCCTCTACCTGCCCCACATCCTCTGCTTCGCATGGCAGGAGCACATCACCAAGGATAACAAGATCATGGTG AGCCTGATGTCCCAGGTGGCTTTTGGTTTTGGGACAGAGTACCTGTCCCGGTATGAGGAGCAGGGTCTCGGTCTGCAGTGGGACAACATTCGGACCAGCCCGCTGGATGGGGATGAGTACTCGTTTCTCACCTCCATCTCCATGATGGCCCTAGACACCGTTCTCTACGCTGTCCTGGCCTGGTACCTGGACAGTGTCTCCCCAG GGCAGTATGGAATTGGTCGTCCATTTTATTTCCCCATCTTGCCATCATACTGGCTCAACTACAGATACCCAAAGCCTAAAGAGTTGGCGAAACCTAGCTTTGACCACCCGGTAAACCAGGCTGGAGAGAAGCAGAAAATCAATCATGAAGCAGGTGACGAGCAGAAGACTACAAAAATTGTACAAGAGGTTACATCATGCAAGCACCAGGACAAACGAGAGCGGCTGGGGGAAACAGACAACGcggaagaggaagagaaaaacaatgtaaaccaAGAGGAAAAACAAAACGGAGAAAGCAAGG GTCTGCCCAGTCACCCCTACTTCGAGGGGGAGCCAGAGGGGCTGGTAGAGGGTGTCTGTGTTCAGAACCTGGTCAAAGTGTTCGAAAGGAGCCAGAAACCGGCAGTGGATGGACTGAGCATAGTCTTCTATGAAAGCCAGATCACTGCTTTCCTGGGACACAATGGAGCTGGGAAGACTACCACCAT GTCCATCCTGACCGGGATGTTCCCTCCCACCGCGGGCACGGCCTCCATCTATGGAAAGGACATCCGGACGGAAATGGACACTATCAGACGCTCTCTGGGAATGTGTCCCCAGCACAACATCCTCTTTCACCA TATGACTGTGGCAGAACACATCCTCTTCTACTCTCTACTGAAGGGAGGTTCCCTGTCTGAGGCTGAgttggaggtggagaacatgctGGAGGATCTGGGAATGCCCCACAAGAAGGACGAGGAGGCGCAGAACCTCTCAG GGGGCATGCAGAGGAAGTTGTCTGTTGCCATGGCATTTGTGGGCGGTGCCAAGGTAGTGATTTTGGACGAGCCAACGTCAGGGGTGGACCCATACTCTAGACGCTCCATCTGGGATCTGCTGCTCAAGTACCGATCAG GACGTACAGTGATCCTGTCCACTCACCACATGGACGAGGCTGACCTGCTGAGTGACCGTGTGGCCATCATCTCTCAGGGCCGTCTCCACTGCTGCGGCTCGCCGCTCTTCCTGAAAAACTGCTTCGGCGCCGGCTTCTACCTCACACTCGTCCGACGCATGAAGTACGAGGGACCCAAGACCAAGGTGGAGCAGATTAGATCTCAGAACCTGAGAGAGTGTTTGGCTGTTATTG GGGACGTGTCGAGCATCACACAGTTGATCCATCATCACGTCCCTGAGGCCTGTCTGGTTGAAGCCGTCGGTCAGGAGCTGACCTACCTGTTGCCCCATCGAGGGTTCAACCCCAGGGCCTATGCCTCCCTGTTCAGAGAGCTGGAGGAGACCCACTCTGACATGGGTCTCAGCAGCTTCGGCGTCTCGGACACATCCCTGGAAGAG ATATTCTTGAAAGTGACAGCTGATGGTGAAGCcaaagggaaaaaaacaactgtggaAG AGGCAGATGCGGGGCTCCAGGCCAATGGGGAGGGCATTGGAGGGGTGTGTGAGGGCAGGGGGGGGCGGGGCTCCAGACAGGTGAAAGGTCTCTGTCTGATTCTGAAACAGTTCTTCGCCCTGCTCATCAAACGGTTTCACCATGCCACAAGATCACATAAAGACTTCTTTGCCCAG aTTGTGTTGCCTGCCAGTTTTGTATTCATATCGCTGATGTTCACTACGATCGTGCCGCCGTTTGGCGAGTATCCCAGCCTAACTCTCAGCCCCTGGATGTATGGACGACAGTTCACCTTTTTCAG TAATGAGCGTGCCACGGATCCTGAGATGAGATATTTTGGAGAGGTGCTGCTGAACAAGCCTGGCTTTGGGACTCGCTGCATGGTGGATGAACCTCTGAA GGACTTTCCATGTAATAACATCACTACGGAATGGGAGGTGCCGCTGGTGAACCCTGCTTTGATTGACATGTTGGATGGACCAGAGTGGACCCCAGTTAACTCGTCACCAGGCTGCCAGTGTAGCACCCCTAGGAAACTCACCATGCTGCCTAACTGCCCTGAGGGAGCCGGGGGACTGCCTCCCCCACAG AGGATCCAGTCGACAGGTGATGTCCTGTTGGACTTGACAGGCAGAAATATCTCTGATTACCTGGTAAAGACGTACCCCTCCCTCATCAAGGCCAGTTTGAAAAGCAAATACTGGGTGAATGAACAAAG ATATGGAGGTATATCTGTGGGAGGACAACTTCCTGTATTAGACGTGGACCCTAAGACCATTCAGGATGTAGCATCCCAGCTGGGACGACTGCTCAATATTACTGGG GGAAAATACTCCAAACAAACTCTGCAGGACATTGGAACCTTCTTACGATACATGGAAAGTCAATACAATGTCAAG GTGTGGTACAACAACAAGGGCTGGCATGCCATGGTGGCTTTTATGAATGTAGCCAACAATGCCATCCTCAGAGCCAACCTGCCTAAAGACGCCAGCCTGGATACATATGGCATCACCGCCATCAACCACCCTCTCAACCTTACCAAGGAACAACTGTCAGAAGTCACTGT CCTGAACACCTCAGTGGATGCGGTGGTGGCTATCTGTGTCATCTTTGCCATGTCATTTGTCCCAGCCTCCTTTGTCCTCTATCTCATCCAGGAGAGGATGACACAGGCTAAACACCTCCAGTTTGTCAGTGGGGTCAGTCCCGTTGTCTACTGGATGGCCAACTTCCTCTGGGACATG GTGAATTATTGTATTAGTGCAACGCTGGTGGTGGGCATTTTCATTGCCTTTGACAAGAGGTGTTACACATCGTCAACCAACCTCCAACCCCTGGTGGCTCTGCTGATGCTCTATGG GTGGTCTGTGACGCCCATGATGTACCCCATGTCGTTCATCTTCAGCATCCCAAGTACAGCATACGTATCTCTCTCCTGCATCAACTTGTTCATTGGCATCAACAGCAGTGCCATCACCTTCATTCTGGACCTGTTTGACAGCGCATCG ACTCTTTATAAGTGTAACCAACTGCTGAAGAAGGTGCTGTTGGTGTTCCCTCACTACTGTCTGGGCCGCGGTCTGATTGACATGGCTATGAATCAGGCAGTTGCTGATGTCTATGCCCGCTTTG GTGAAGATTTCAGTCTGGACCCCTACAGCTGGGATTTTCTAGGGAAGAACCTGATCTTCATGACTGCTGAGGGCTTTATCTATTTCCTTATCAATATCCTGATTCAGTATCGCTTCTTTCTGGATCACTG GATCACAGACTGTAAGAAGGGTCCAATCACGGAGGAGGATGTGGACGTGGCGCAGGAGAGACAACACATCTATAATGGAGGAAGCAGGAGTGACATCCTAAAGATCAGAGACCTCACCAAG aCATATATGGGGAAGAGTAAGCCAGCAGTGGACAGGATATGTATGGGAGTGTCGCCTGGGGAG TGCTTTGGCCTCCTGGGTGTGAACGGGGCAGGGAAGACCACCACCTTCAAGATGTTGACTGGAGACACTGATGTCAGTTCAGGAGAAGCCTCTGTCACGGGCCACAG CATCCTGACCAACATCCTGGACGTGCACCAAAACATGGGCTACTGCCCCCAGTTTGATGCCATAGACGAGCTGCTGACTGGCAGAGAGCACCTCCACCTCTACGCCCGCCTCAGAGGGGTGCCTGAGTCGGAGATCGGCACG GTGGCAGACTGGGCAATTCAGAAGCTGGGTCTGGCGGAGTACGCGGGCCGCCCAGCTGGAACCTACAGCGGCGGGAACAAGAGGAAACTTTCCACAGCCATCGCCATGATTGGCTGTCCTCCTCTGGTCCTGCTG GACGAGCCCACCACAGGCATGGACCCCCACTCACGTCGTTTCTTGTGGAACTCCATAATGAGTGTTATCCAGGATGACCGGGCAGTGGTCCTCACCTCACACAGTATGGAGGAATGCGAGGCTCTGTGTACACGACTAGCTATTATGGTCAATGGAACTTTCCAATGTCTGGGCACCATTCAGCATCTCAAATACAA GTTTGGTGACGGTTACTTGGTCACCATGAAGATCAAAGCTTCCACACCTGGTAATCCACCTGACCTGAACCCAGCAGAAGCCTTCATGGAAAGTACCTTCCCCGGCTGTGTCCAGAGGGAAAAACACTACAACACGCTACAGTATGagatctcctcctcctctctggccAGGATTTTCCAGCTGGTCCTGGCCAACAAAGACTGCCTCAACATAGAGGACTACTCTGTCTCACAGACCACCCTCGACCAG GTGTTTGTGAATTTTGCCAAGCAGCAGTCAGGAGAGGAGGACAACATTGTGCTGCATCCGCGGGCTGCTGGGGCTCGCAGAAAAGAAATCAAGGTCACACCTCTAAGTTGTCTGGGAAAATGA